The genomic segment TGTACTGCGATCACTGCTGACATCACTGCTTTACCGTTTGCGGATAATTCGTTTGATGCGGTGTTTGTCTGGCATGTGCTCGGTCATCTGCCGAGGACATTGTGGCAGCCTGCCGCAAGTGAAATACGCCGCGTTCTCACGAACCCTGGGATACTTTTTTTCAAAGGATTTTCCCGCAATGATATGCGGTGCGGGAAGGGAACCGAGATCGAACCTTTCTCCTATCTTCGGGGTGATGGGATTGTCACGCATTATTTTTCCGAAGAGGATCTCCACGAAGTATTTGGCGCAGGAGAACTAACCAGAGTTTCATGGAGTATGCGTGTTCGCGGAACCGAGTACGAGAGGGAGGAGCTGTGCGGAGTTTTTTTGAGGAGTCCGTATGAATGATCCGATCGTTGGCGACTGGGAGAAGGCTGTCTTGTTTGCCGGAAGAATGCACTGCCGGTTTTACCCTGACAACACCGGGGTTGCCATCGGCAAAGTTCTCGGCCACAATATCAATGAGCCGTTTACCTGGCAGTGCAAAGGATGCGGGGTCTATCATATTTGTGCTCACGGACACGAGCATGATGTCTGCCTTTCGGGCGACCGGTTGGAGACCGTGTTCCAGGGCCATGCCCTCGACATGGCGCGGGTCAGATACACAAAATAATTTTTGCAGAAATGAATATTTTGAAACGCGAATAGCGCGAATAAAAAATCGCCAATGGCGATTTTCAGAAAAATTGTACGTGTTTTTCGAACGATTTTTTTTTTCAAACAATAAATTATTCTGGTAAGATTTCAAAAATCGCCATTGGCGATTTTTTTTATTCGCGGGATTCCGCGAAGCGGTGAGCAGGCCGTAGGCATGCGATTCGCGTTTCAAAAAAGTTTGAAATTTTTTAATCCCTGTTCTTGATCTCAGCAGAGATCTTTGTCAGGAACTCTTCGGGCGTCATTGAGACCGTGTTGCTGTCGCGGGTACGAATCGAGATAGTTTTCGTCTCCAGCTCTTTCTCGCCGATGATGATCATGTACGGAACTCTCTCGGTGTACTGGGCCTGCCGGATCATATATCCAATCTTTTCATTGCGGTTGTCAAGCTCGCAGCGAATCTTCGCATCTTTCAGCATCTGATACACCTCAGATGCGTACTCCTCACTCTTTCTTGAGACCAGCAGAACCTTTGCCTGCATTGGTGCGAGCCAGACCGGGAACTTGCCTGCGAAATGTTCGGTCAGAATACCGATAAACCGCTCGATCGATCCAAAGCAGACGCGGTGGATCATAATCGGCCTTGGCCGCTCATCGTTCTCATCAACATATGAGAGGTCGAAGTTGTTCGGCATCTGGAAGTCGAGCTGGATTGTTCCGCACTGCCAGGTACGCCCGATGCAGTCACGGAGATGGAAGTCAATCTTCGGTCCGTAGAATGCACCGTCCCCCTCATTGATCGTGTAAGGAAGATTCAATTTGGTGAGGGCATCTGCAAGACCGTTCGTTGCCGCCTCCCAGTCCTCGTCGCTGCCCATGCTGTCCTCAGGCCGGGTTGAAAGTTCGAGGAAGTACTCGAATCCGAACTTGGAGTAGACCTGATCAATCAGACCAACCACTGACGAAATCTCGTCGGCAATCTGATCTTTTCGCATGAAGATGTGAGCGTCGTCCTGCGTAAAGCTGCGGACGCGGAACAAGCCATGGAGTGTTCCTTTCATCTCATGGCGGTGGACAATACCAAGCTCTGCGAGACGAATCGGAAGCTCGCGGTAACTGTGCGGCTCGTTGGCATAGACCATGAGGGCGCCGGGGCAGTTCATCGGTTTGACGCAGAACTCCTCGTCATCGATCGTGGTCGTGTACATGTTTGCCTGATAATGATCCCAGTGGCCGCTTGTTTCCCAGAGATGGCGATTC from the Methanorbis rubei genome contains:
- a CDS encoding class I SAM-dependent methyltransferase gives rise to the protein MNSWDADYSVRGRLWGGAAGELPALPTGSRVLECGCGNGKTLTAMNSCGWNAVGVDISPAAVFLAETAGCTAITADITALPFADNSFDAVFVWHVLGHLPRTLWQPAASEIRRVLTNPGILFFKGFSRNDMRCGKGTEIEPFSYLRGDGIVTHYFSEEDLHEVFGAGELTRVSWSMRVRGTEYEREELCGVFLRSPYE
- the thrS gene encoding threonine--tRNA ligase, which translates into the protein MKVIYNDGKTGECPKEEELHVIRHTAAHVLAQAVKRLYPHASFAYGPATEKGFYYDVDLGDTKLSDADLPVIEKEMQEIVKANLPVKPFILNRADALKLMEERNEPYKTEHIADLDENEPLSFYEQGEYIDMCVGPHLTYTKTLKAFKLTGLSGAYWKNDSKNKMLTRINGTAFATSKELEDYLKLLEEAERRDHRKIGKDMKLFMFEDVGPGFPFFLPNGMIVKNSLIEYWRELHVANGYQEISSPLIMNRHLWETSGHWDHYQANMYTTTIDDEEFCVKPMNCPGALMVYANEPHSYRELPIRLAELGIVHRHEMKGTLHGLFRVRSFTQDDAHIFMRKDQIADEISSVVGLIDQVYSKFGFEYFLELSTRPEDSMGSDEDWEAATNGLADALTKLNLPYTINEGDGAFYGPKIDFHLRDCIGRTWQCGTIQLDFQMPNNFDLSYVDENDERPRPIMIHRVCFGSIERFIGILTEHFAGKFPVWLAPMQAKVLLVSRKSEEYASEVYQMLKDAKIRCELDNRNEKIGYMIRQAQYTERVPYMIIIGEKELETKTISIRTRDSNTVSMTPEEFLTKISAEIKNRD